The DNA region AGCCGCTTTCTGGGAGACTTGAAGTATGCGGTTCTTTGATGAAAAAAATTGGAAATTTAGAACTTTTAAAATTGCGTCAAAAAATAGGAATTATTTTTCAAGATTATAAACTTGTGCAAGAGTATAATGTAGAAAAAAATGTTATGTTGCCTTTGATGATTAAAGGTTATAGTAAAAAAATATGTCATAATCAAGCTGCTAAACTCTTAAAGCATGTTAATTTAACTTTTAAAGCTGATAAATTGCCTAATCAATTAAGCGGAGGTGAACAACAGCGTGTTGCTATGGCAAGAGCTTTAGCACACAATCCTAAGCTTTTGCTTTGCGATGAACCTACAGGAAATTTAGATGAGTATTCTTCTGATATTATTTGGACTCTTTTAAAGTCTGCTAGAGAATTACTTGGAACTTGCGTTATAGTAGTAACTCATAGAATTCCTAGTAATTTAAGAGTAGATTATCGCCGTTTTAATATAGAAAATGGAAAAATGAATGAAATTTTTTAAAACGCATTTATCTTTGATTTTACCTTTGCTTTTTATGATGTTTGCTTTTGAATTTATTTTAATCACTAATGCAGCATTAAAACATTATGAAGAAATCATTAGTAAAGATTATAATATTATAGTTGTTAGTAAAATAGAACTTGATCAAAATGTTTTAAAAAGTAAAATACCTTTTTTTGCTAAGCTTGAACTTTTAGATCCTAAACATTTGATTGAACGTTTAAAAAATGATATTTCTGAGAAAAATTTAAAAGTCTTGCAAGATTCTATACCAAAATTTTATACTTTACAACTTGATTCTTTGCCTAATCAAAATGAATTAAATTCTATAAAAAAACATTTATTGGATATTGTAGGTGTTACTAAGGTTGAAACTTTTTCTAAAACCCATGATAAAATATATTCTTTGTTGATTTTAGTGAAATTTATTTTTTGGTTATTTTTATGTATTATTATTTTACTAGCTTTTATTTTATTTTTAAAACAGATGAGAATTTGGCTTTATGAACATACTGATCGTATTGAAATTATGTGTTTATTTGGAGCTCCATTTTGGTTTAGATCCTTTATGCTTTATAAAATAGTAGTGATTGATTGTTTATTGGCTTTTATTTTTTTACTTGTTTTTTTTACTCAGCTTTTTGATCTTTATATTAAAGAGTATTTTAAAATTATAGATATTGTTTTTCCACCTATAAATTTTATTTTACATTTGAGTTTGATCTTTTTAGCAACTT from Campylobacter hepaticus includes:
- a CDS encoding FtsX-like permease family protein, yielding MKFFKTHLSLILPLLFMMFAFEFILITNAALKHYEEIISKDYNIIVVSKIELDQNVLKSKIPFFAKLELLDPKHLIERLKNDISEKNLKVLQDSIPKFYTLQLDSLPNQNELNSIKKHLLDIVGVTKVETFSKTHDKIYSLLILVKFIFWLFLCIIILLAFILFLKQMRIWLYEHTDRIEIMCLFGAPFWFRSFMLYKIVVIDCLLAFIFLLVFFTQLFDLYIKEYFKIIDIVFPPINFILHLSLIFLATLLVCLLCVNWVMFKVKR
- a CDS encoding cell division ATP-binding protein FtsE, which codes for MSNLIQANKLALGYDELVIKDASFAFKDDDFVFITGKSGSGKSTLLKSFYGDLEPLSGRLEVCGSLMKKIGNLELLKLRQKIGIIFQDYKLVQEYNVEKNVMLPLMIKGYSKKICHNQAAKLLKHVNLTFKADKLPNQLSGGEQQRVAMARALAHNPKLLLCDEPTGNLDEYSSDIIWTLLKSARELLGTCVIVVTHRIPSNLRVDYRRFNIENGKMNEIF